In Abditibacteriaceae bacterium, one DNA window encodes the following:
- a CDS encoding Nif3-like dinuclear metal center hexameric protein: MKIHEILTAIEARFPLARAEKWDKVGLQIGDAKTETSRILVAHEITPEVLEETQNDDCVVVYHPMIFRALENLNFADPTARLAAECIRRNLTVIAAHTALDNAAPPHALGDRLAQEIGLENIDVVAPTGKETLCKVVVFVPPEAREKVEEALWQAGAGALGNYERASFRTRGEGTFRPIEGANPYEGEVGKDELSDEWRVEVIAPEAQREKIVRAMKAAHPYEEVAYEIYHIYNTDAPYGSARAGDIPPTPLDVFAETVREKLNAPAVRLVRAGKHVSRIACVPGSGASFLDGIARAGCDCLVTGDIKHHDALKAKALGVSLVDVTHVATERSTVEMLAACFADSSVEVVRSAVETNPFS, encoded by the coding sequence ATGAAAATTCACGAGATCCTCACGGCGATTGAAGCGCGTTTTCCCCTCGCGCGCGCTGAGAAATGGGACAAAGTCGGGCTGCAAATCGGCGATGCGAAGACCGAGACTTCACGCATTCTCGTCGCGCACGAAATTACGCCTGAAGTCTTGGAAGAAACGCAGAATGACGATTGCGTCGTCGTTTATCATCCGATGATTTTTCGCGCGTTGGAAAATCTCAACTTTGCCGACCCGACAGCGCGCCTCGCCGCCGAATGTATTCGGCGCAATTTAACGGTTATTGCGGCGCACACGGCACTCGATAACGCCGCGCCGCCACACGCGCTGGGCGACAGATTGGCGCAGGAAATCGGGCTAGAAAATATCGACGTTGTTGCACCAACCGGCAAGGAAACGCTCTGCAAAGTCGTGGTGTTTGTGCCGCCCGAAGCGCGCGAGAAGGTTGAAGAAGCGTTATGGCAGGCAGGCGCGGGTGCTTTAGGAAACTACGAGCGCGCGAGTTTCCGCACGCGCGGCGAAGGAACGTTTCGTCCGATTGAGGGCGCCAATCCGTATGAAGGGGAAGTCGGCAAAGACGAATTGTCCGACGAATGGCGTGTCGAAGTGATCGCGCCCGAAGCCCAGCGCGAGAAAATTGTGCGCGCGATGAAAGCGGCGCATCCGTATGAAGAAGTTGCCTACGAGATTTACCACATCTATAACACCGACGCGCCTTATGGTTCAGCGCGCGCGGGAGATATTCCTCCGACGCCGCTCGATGTCTTTGCCGAGACCGTCCGTGAGAAATTAAACGCACCTGCGGTTCGTCTGGTGCGCGCTGGAAAGCACGTTTCACGTATTGCGTGCGTGCCGGGCAGCGGCGCAAGTTTTCTCGATGGCATTGCGCGCGCGGGCTGCGATTGTCTTGTTACGGGCGACATCAAGCATCACGATGCGTTAAAAGCAAAAGCTCTGGGCGTTTCTCTCGTTGATGTCACGCACGTCGCCACCGAACGGAGTACGGTCGAAATGCTGGCAGCTTGCTTCGCCGATTCTTCCGTTGAAGTTGTGCGTAGTGCCGTCGAGACAAATCCGTTTTCGTAA
- the hisI gene encoding phosphoribosyl-AMP cyclohydrolase: MFWEQLKYNEQGLVCGVFQDAESGEVLTLAWMNKESVQKTWETKRVWLFRRSHGRVMMKGEQSGNVQIVKEMLADCDRDALVVKIEQVGGAACHKGYRSCFFDLVKEDATLEAQGEPLFDPKEVYGK, from the coding sequence ATGTTTTGGGAACAATTGAAATACAACGAGCAGGGTTTGGTGTGTGGCGTCTTTCAGGACGCGGAAAGCGGCGAAGTTTTAACGCTTGCCTGGATGAACAAGGAAAGTGTGCAAAAGACGTGGGAAACCAAACGCGTCTGGCTGTTTCGCCGCTCGCATGGCCGCGTGATGATGAAAGGCGAGCAAAGCGGCAACGTGCAAATCGTCAAGGAAATGCTCGCCGACTGCGACCGCGATGCGCTTGTTGTCAAAATCGAGCAAGTCGGCGGCGCCGCGTGTCACAAAGGCTATCGCTCGTGCTTCTTCGATTTGGTTAAAGAAGACGCAACGCTCGAAGCGCAAGGCGAACCTCTTTTCGATCCAAAAGAGGTTTACGGCAAATGA
- the purT gene encoding formate-dependent phosphoribosylglycinamide formyltransferase: MKILLLGSGELGKEFVIAAKRLGQTVVACDSYDDAPAMQVADCREVFSMLDGDALDAAVAKHRPDIIVPEIEAIRTARFYDYEAQGIHVVPSARAANFTMNRKAIRDLAATELGLKTARFAYAKTFEEFQAAIADLGLPCVVKPLMSSSGKGQSTIKTEADIQNAWDYGMSGGRGDEPEVIVEEFIRFESEITLLTVTQKHGPTLFCAPIGHRQERGDYMESWQPARISEEHLAEAQRMAAAVTESLTGAGIWGVEFFLADDGVYFSELSPRPHDTGMVTLAGTQNLNEFELHARAVLGLPIPQIELLRAGANAVILAHDDSRDVPSLSGIEAALHAPRVDCKIFGKPWTRKFRRMGICTVYGDTTDDVDALRKIVADAATKIRVNE; encoded by the coding sequence ATGAAAATTCTGCTTTTAGGTTCGGGCGAGTTGGGCAAAGAGTTTGTGATTGCAGCCAAGCGATTGGGGCAAACCGTTGTCGCCTGCGATTCCTATGACGACGCGCCTGCGATGCAAGTCGCTGATTGTCGTGAAGTGTTTTCGATGCTCGATGGCGACGCGCTTGATGCTGCTGTTGCGAAACATCGGCCCGACATCATCGTGCCGGAAATCGAAGCGATTCGCACCGCGCGCTTTTACGATTACGAAGCGCAAGGAATTCACGTTGTGCCTTCGGCTCGCGCCGCGAATTTCACGATGAACCGCAAAGCAATTCGCGATTTGGCCGCGACAGAACTCGGCCTCAAAACGGCGCGCTTTGCTTACGCGAAAACCTTCGAGGAATTTCAGGCGGCGATTGCCGATTTGGGTTTGCCGTGTGTAGTGAAACCGCTGATGAGTTCGAGCGGTAAAGGCCAGAGCACAATCAAAACGGAAGCCGATATTCAGAACGCGTGGGATTACGGCATGAGCGGCGGGCGCGGCGATGAGCCGGAAGTGATCGTCGAAGAGTTCATTCGTTTTGAAAGCGAAATTACGCTGCTGACCGTGACGCAAAAACATGGGCCCACATTGTTTTGCGCGCCCATTGGCCATCGCCAGGAGCGCGGCGATTACATGGAAAGCTGGCAGCCGGCGCGCATCTCTGAAGAGCATCTGGCCGAAGCGCAGCGCATGGCCGCCGCCGTCACCGAATCGTTGACGGGAGCGGGAATCTGGGGCGTCGAATTCTTTCTGGCGGATGATGGCGTTTACTTTTCCGAGCTTTCGCCCCGCCCGCACGATACCGGAATGGTGACTTTGGCCGGAACACAGAATCTCAACGAATTCGAGTTGCACGCACGCGCTGTTCTCGGCTTGCCGATTCCACAAATTGAACTCTTGCGCGCCGGTGCCAACGCCGTCATTCTGGCGCACGACGACAGCCGCGATGTCCCTTCGCTTTCGGGCATCGAAGCCGCGCTTCATGCACCGCGCGTCGATTGCAAAATTTTTGGCAAACCGTGGACGCGCAAATTTCGTCGCATGGGAATCTGCACCGTGTACGGCGATACGACCGATGATGTCGATGCATTACGAAAAATCGTGGCCGACGCCGCGACGAAAATTCGTGTCAATGAATAG
- the hisF gene encoding imidazole glycerol phosphate synthase subunit HisF, with protein MPAKRIIPALDVKDGRVVKCVKFENMRDAGDPVERAAFYDREGADEMVFLDITASHERRDMVADLASRVTEEAFIPFCVGGGLKTTAEMQAILAAGADKIFINTSAFTTPELITEGALQFGAQCIVVAIDAKKTGDASWEVFLHGGRTPTGKDAIEWAREAEARGAGEILLTSMDGDGTQAGYDIALTRAVAEAVSIPVIASGGAGNVDHIYEALTEGKAEAALVASIVHYGTHTIREIKEDLRARGIEVRL; from the coding sequence ATGCCAGCCAAACGAATTATTCCCGCGCTCGATGTGAAAGATGGGCGTGTTGTCAAATGTGTGAAGTTTGAAAATATGCGCGACGCGGGTGACCCCGTCGAGCGCGCCGCCTTTTACGACCGCGAAGGCGCCGACGAAATGGTGTTTCTTGATATCACGGCAAGCCACGAACGGCGCGATATGGTCGCCGACCTCGCCTCGCGCGTGACCGAAGAAGCCTTTATTCCGTTCTGCGTCGGTGGTGGCTTGAAAACAACGGCGGAAATGCAGGCGATTCTCGCCGCCGGTGCCGACAAGATTTTTATCAACACTTCGGCCTTCACAACGCCCGAACTCATCACCGAGGGCGCGCTGCAATTCGGCGCGCAGTGTATTGTCGTGGCGATTGACGCCAAGAAAACCGGCGACGCTTCGTGGGAAGTTTTTCTACACGGTGGCCGCACCCCAACCGGCAAAGACGCCATCGAATGGGCGCGCGAAGCCGAAGCGCGCGGCGCGGGCGAAATATTGCTGACTTCGATGGACGGCGACGGAACACAGGCCGGTTACGACATCGCGCTGACACGCGCGGTAGCCGAAGCGGTGTCGATTCCCGTCATTGCCTCAGGCGGCGCTGGCAACGTCGATCATATTTATGAGGCGCTCACCGAAGGCAAAGCCGAAGCGGCTCTGGTCGCGTCGATTGTGCATTACGGAACGCACACCATTCGGGAAATCAAAGAAGATTTGCGCGCGCGCGGCATCGAAGTGCGCCTCTAA